The following DNA comes from Anaerotignum faecicola.
GGTGGTTTAAAAGCTCTCCCGTCGGATCGCCGATGGCTCCGGCTGTATCACAGGCAAAGTAATTATTTCCCCCATCCAGCCAGTTCTTTAAATCTTCCGCTTCAAAGGCAGGCCCAATGGAGGTGTTAAACAGGATCTTTCCATTGCCCAGCGCCTTAAATTCCTCCTCGTGCATGAGACT
Coding sequences within:
- a CDS encoding dihydrofolate reductase; amino-acid sequence: SLMHEEEFKALGNGKILFNTSIGPAFEAEDLKNWLDGGNNYFACDTAGAIGDPTGELLNHPRVFCTNYSAGRTKQAFGLLSEKVLYNIREYLGNANA